The following proteins are encoded in a genomic region of Nocardioides renjunii:
- a CDS encoding WhiB family transcriptional regulator produces the protein MDWRSRSACLDEDPELFFPIGNTGPAILQIEEAKQVCRRCEVREQCLAWALEAGQDHGVWGGLSEDERRALKRRNARARIRTA, from the coding sequence ATGGATTGGCGCAGTCGCTCTGCATGCCTCGACGAGGACCCTGAGCTGTTCTTCCCGATCGGCAACACCGGACCGGCCATCCTCCAGATCGAGGAGGCCAAGCAGGTGTGCCGTCGCTGCGAGGTGCGCGAGCAGTGCCTCGCGTGGGCCCTCGAGGCCGGGCAGGACCACGGGGTCTGGGGAGGCCTGAGCGAGGACGAGAGGCGCGCACTCAAGCGCCGCAACGCCCGCGCCCGCATCCGCACCGCCTGA
- a CDS encoding RNA polymerase sigma factor SigF, translating to MSTDTGDEAVEAAVDREIDEDVVLSGLDHVRTRSAELFAVLRDADAGDAERSVARDDLVHLHLSLVEHCARRFRNRGEPFEDLVQVGTIGLIKAVDRFETDRGVEFSTYATPTVIGEIKRHFRDKGWAIRVPRRLQELRMQIGGATGELTQKLGRSPTPRELAEVIGCTVEEIMEGIESSHAYATLSLDASDDSDDGPPAMLASLGVEDANIEHVEIRESIKPLLEGLGEREKRILLLRFFKNMTQSQIAEEIGVSQMHVSRLLTRTLAQLRTSLEAD from the coding sequence ATGAGCACAGACACGGGGGACGAGGCAGTCGAGGCTGCCGTCGACCGCGAGATCGACGAGGACGTCGTGCTCAGCGGTCTGGATCACGTACGCACGCGCAGCGCCGAGCTGTTCGCGGTGCTGCGCGACGCCGACGCCGGCGACGCCGAGCGCTCGGTCGCGCGCGACGACCTGGTGCACCTGCACCTCTCGCTGGTCGAGCACTGCGCGCGCCGCTTCCGCAACCGCGGGGAGCCGTTCGAGGACCTGGTGCAGGTCGGCACCATCGGCCTGATCAAGGCCGTCGACCGCTTCGAGACCGACCGGGGGGTCGAGTTCTCGACCTACGCGACGCCGACGGTCATCGGCGAGATCAAGCGCCACTTCCGCGACAAGGGGTGGGCGATCCGGGTGCCGCGCCGGCTCCAGGAGCTGCGCATGCAGATCGGGGGCGCGACCGGGGAGCTGACGCAGAAGCTCGGCCGCTCCCCCACCCCCCGCGAGCTCGCCGAGGTCATCGGCTGCACGGTGGAGGAGATCATGGAGGGCATCGAGTCCTCGCACGCCTACGCGACGCTCTCCCTCGACGCCTCCGACGACAGCGACGACGGTCCTCCGGCGATGCTCGCGAGCCTCGGCGTGGAGGACGCCAACATCGAGCACGTCGAGATCCGCGAGTCCATCAAGCCGCTGCTCGAGGGGCTCGGGGAGCGCGAGAAGCGGATCCTGCTGCTGCGCTTCTTCAAGAACATGACGCAGTCGCAGATCGCCGAGGAGATCGGCGTCTCCCAGATGCACGTGTCGCGCCTGCTGACCCGCACGCTGGCCCAGCTGCGCACCTCGCTCGAGGCCGACTGA
- a CDS encoding ATP-binding protein, which translates to MADHTGGSRADVELRLPAEGAYATIVRTTAAGLAARLDFTIDDIEDLRIAIGEATALAIPAADPGTDLVAQFVFGRGSMTVVLETEARDDPPLDTESFAWQVLDTMAQDASAGSEGGRFRVRFTVASTITAGMTGAEL; encoded by the coding sequence ATGGCAGATCACACGGGGGGCTCTCGCGCCGACGTCGAGCTCCGACTTCCGGCCGAGGGTGCCTACGCGACGATCGTCCGCACGACGGCAGCCGGGCTCGCGGCGCGGCTGGACTTCACCATCGACGACATCGAGGACCTGCGCATCGCGATCGGAGAGGCGACGGCCCTGGCGATCCCGGCCGCCGACCCGGGGACCGATCTCGTGGCGCAGTTCGTCTTCGGGCGTGGGTCGATGACCGTCGTGCTCGAGACGGAGGCGCGCGACGACCCTCCGCTCGACACCGAGAGCTTCGCCTGGCAGGTGCTCGACACGATGGCGCAGGACGCGTCGGCGGGATCGGAGGGCGGACGCTTCAGGGTCCGCTTCACGGTCGCCTCGACGATCACTGCGGGAATGACGGGTGCCGAGCTCTGA
- the sodN gene encoding superoxide dismutase, Ni produces MLRHLLAPTVEVSAHCDLPCGVYDPAQARIEAESIKAIIAKVADNDDPDFRTRAILIKEQRSELVKHHLWVLWTDYFKPPHFEKYPQLHTLVNEATKLAGGGGGTKAVLDAEVADQLLAKIDEIAEIFWETKKA; encoded by the coding sequence ATGCTTCGCCACCTGCTTGCCCCGACTGTCGAGGTCTCCGCCCACTGCGACCTGCCCTGCGGTGTCTACGACCCCGCCCAGGCGCGCATCGAGGCGGAGTCGATCAAGGCGATCATCGCCAAGGTCGCCGACAACGACGACCCCGACTTCCGCACGCGCGCGATCCTCATCAAGGAGCAGCGCTCCGAGCTGGTCAAGCACCACCTGTGGGTGCTGTGGACCGACTACTTCAAGCCGCCGCACTTCGAGAAGTACCCGCAGCTGCACACCCTCGTCAACGAGGCGACCAAGCTCGCCGGCGGAGGTGGCGGCACCAAGGCCGTCCTCGACGCCGAGGTGGCCGACCAGCTGCTCGCCAAGATCGACGAGATCGCGGAGATCTTCTGGGAGACGAAGAAGGCCTGA
- a CDS encoding S24/S26 family peptidase, with amino-acid sequence MQRRRQRGLAPAGGAPRPPFGTAVVRGRSMLPTLREGDLLLVRHGVRVRPGDLVVARFPDGTLTVKRALERRRTRAGADAWWLVSDNPDEGVDSRHRGPVADDQVLAVVRLRVWPLPRLGRPRRGP; translated from the coding sequence GTGCAACGGCGTCGACAGCGGGGTCTCGCCCCGGCGGGGGGTGCCCCCCGACCGCCGTTCGGGACCGCGGTGGTCCGCGGCCGGTCGATGCTCCCGACCCTGCGCGAGGGCGACCTCCTGCTCGTGCGCCACGGCGTCCGGGTGCGCCCGGGGGACCTGGTCGTGGCCCGCTTCCCGGACGGCACGCTGACCGTCAAGCGGGCGCTGGAGCGGCGGCGTACGAGGGCAGGTGCGGACGCCTGGTGGCTGGTCAGCGACAACCCCGACGAGGGGGTCGACTCGCGCCACCGCGGGCCCGTCGCGGACGACCAGGTGCTGGCCGTCGTACGCCTGCGGGTGTGGCCCTTGCCACGTCTGGGACGCCCCCGTCGGGGCCCCTGA
- a CDS encoding NAD(P)-dependent malic enzyme, whose translation MASLHPHAGDPVFDLHLGGKMETVSTVALHGPDELSLAYTPGVARVCEAIAADPSMTQHYTWVPNTVAIVTDGTAVLGLGNIGPAAAMPVMEGKAVLFKQFGGVDAVPICLDTTDVEEIIETVVRLAPSFGGVNLEDISAPRCFEIEARLKERLDIPVFHDDQHGTAVVALAALTNALRLTGRDAATVRVVVQGAGAAGVAVARILLEAGVRDIVVLDRRGVLTSERSDLTEVKAALARDTADTFGRRGDLAEVMVGADVYIGVSGGQVPEEVVASMAADAIIFGLANPTPEVHPDLAHTYARVVATGRSDFPNQINNVLAFPGIFRGAFDVHATAITEGMKVAAATALAELVGHDLREDLVIPSPFDPRVPGAVRSAVAEAARRDGVARR comes from the coding sequence ATGGCCTCGCTTCACCCGCACGCGGGCGATCCAGTGTTCGACCTGCACCTCGGCGGCAAGATGGAGACCGTGTCGACGGTGGCCCTGCACGGCCCCGACGAGCTGTCCCTCGCCTACACGCCGGGCGTGGCGCGCGTGTGCGAGGCCATCGCCGCCGACCCCTCGATGACCCAGCACTACACCTGGGTGCCCAACACGGTCGCGATCGTCACCGACGGCACCGCGGTCCTCGGCCTCGGCAACATCGGCCCGGCCGCCGCGATGCCGGTGATGGAGGGCAAGGCGGTGCTGTTCAAGCAGTTCGGCGGCGTCGACGCCGTGCCCATCTGCCTGGACACGACCGACGTCGAGGAGATCATCGAGACGGTCGTCCGGCTGGCGCCCAGCTTCGGGGGCGTCAACCTCGAGGACATCTCCGCCCCGCGCTGCTTCGAGATCGAGGCGCGCCTCAAGGAGCGCCTCGACATCCCGGTCTTCCACGACGACCAGCACGGCACCGCCGTGGTCGCGCTTGCCGCGCTCACCAACGCCCTCCGGCTGACCGGCCGCGACGCCGCCACCGTGCGCGTCGTGGTGCAGGGCGCCGGCGCCGCCGGCGTGGCGGTGGCCCGCATCCTGCTCGAGGCCGGGGTGCGCGACATCGTCGTCCTCGACCGCCGGGGCGTGCTCACGTCGGAGCGCTCCGACCTCACCGAGGTCAAGGCCGCGCTCGCCCGCGACACCGCCGACACGTTCGGCCGCCGTGGCGACCTCGCGGAGGTGATGGTGGGCGCGGACGTCTACATCGGCGTCTCCGGCGGCCAGGTGCCCGAGGAGGTCGTCGCCTCGATGGCCGCCGACGCGATCATCTTCGGACTGGCGAACCCGACCCCGGAGGTCCACCCCGACCTGGCGCACACGTACGCCCGGGTCGTGGCGACGGGCCGGTCGGACTTCCCCAACCAGATCAACAACGTGCTGGCCTTCCCGGGCATCTTCCGCGGCGCCTTCGACGTGCACGCCACGGCGATCACCGAGGGCATGAAGGTCGCCGCCGCCACGGCCCTGGCCGAGCTCGTCGGCCACGACCTGCGCGAGGACCTGGTGATCCCCTCGCCGTTCGACCCGCGGGTGCCGGGGGCGGTGCGCTCTGCGGTCGCCGAGGCCGCCCGGCGCGACGGGGTCGCCCGCCGCTGA
- a CDS encoding glycoside hydrolase family 16 protein: protein MSVPRTLASSALALLVPATLLAAAQPGSATGSAPGSNVGSNVGSMADPAEPPAASVSVRTTSRQRVTLEALPQVVQHGARPADADRARAGVTATIRPVRPGRRVHLHVRRGEAWETVTTARQDARGRAQFAAAGSEAGDPLTYRVRAAAAGGLRAVTSGVVSTERWLDATWTDEFSGTHLGPEWSHRGRDYVGSNRRSCSKGDPSAASVGGGALRLSVVKDPEATSRCRIRGRDAVGGRFAYRLNGHVGTQGAVSFRYGVAAARVKFHRLRGQHGAFWLQPAAGMYPGATGSEIDVVEYFGDRHPQGGLASFVHRYDGRRRVSAGGWIPGSESFLASRRDGWSKSYHVFSVEWTPRSLVFRIDGKETGRMGRGVSDVRQFPILSLIAADYEIPKIQGRRLPQHMYVDWVRVWETGG, encoded by the coding sequence ATGTCTGTCCCACGCACCCTCGCGAGCAGTGCCCTGGCCCTGCTCGTGCCCGCAACCCTCCTGGCCGCGGCACAGCCCGGCTCGGCCACCGGTTCGGCCCCCGGCTCGAACGTCGGCTCGAACGTCGGGTCGATGGCCGACCCCGCCGAGCCCCCGGCGGCCAGCGTCTCGGTGCGCACGACGTCCCGGCAGCGCGTGACACTGGAGGCGCTGCCGCAGGTCGTGCAGCACGGCGCGCGGCCCGCCGACGCCGACCGGGCCAGGGCAGGGGTGACCGCCACCATCCGCCCGGTCCGTCCGGGTCGCCGGGTGCACCTGCACGTCCGCCGCGGCGAGGCCTGGGAGACGGTGACCACGGCCCGGCAGGACGCCCGGGGCCGGGCGCAGTTCGCGGCCGCCGGTTCCGAGGCCGGCGACCCGCTGACCTACCGCGTCAGGGCCGCCGCGGCGGGCGGTCTCCGCGCCGTCACGAGCGGCGTGGTGAGCACCGAGCGCTGGCTGGACGCCACCTGGACCGACGAGTTCTCCGGGACCCACCTCGGCCCCGAGTGGAGCCACCGCGGCCGCGACTACGTCGGCTCGAACCGCCGCTCGTGCTCCAAGGGTGACCCCAGCGCGGCGAGCGTCGGTGGAGGGGCCCTGCGGCTCAGCGTCGTCAAGGACCCCGAGGCGACGAGCAGGTGCCGCATCCGCGGTCGCGACGCGGTCGGCGGCAGGTTCGCCTACCGGCTCAACGGCCACGTCGGCACGCAGGGCGCCGTCTCCTTCCGCTACGGCGTCGCGGCGGCCCGCGTGAAGTTCCACCGCCTGCGTGGTCAGCACGGCGCGTTCTGGCTCCAGCCGGCCGCCGGCATGTACCCCGGCGCCACCGGGAGCGAGATCGACGTCGTGGAGTACTTCGGCGACCGCCACCCGCAAGGCGGCCTGGCCAGCTTCGTGCACCGCTACGACGGCCGGCGCCGGGTGTCGGCGGGCGGGTGGATCCCCGGCTCGGAGTCGTTCCTCGCCAGCCGGCGCGACGGCTGGTCGAAGAGCTACCACGTGTTCTCGGTGGAGTGGACGCCCCGCTCGCTGGTCTTCCGGATCGACGGCAAGGAGACCGGTCGGATGGGCCGCGGCGTGTCCGACGTCCGCCAGTTCCCGATCCTGAGCCTCATCGCCGCCGACTACGAGATCCCCAAGATCCAGGGGCGGCGCCTGCCCCAGCACATGTACGTGGACTGGGTGCGGGTGTGGGAGACCGGCGGCTGA
- a CDS encoding GNAT family N-acetyltransferase, producing the protein MSIDVRPSADAAAYLATDQLIWFGETSDADAEHMRLGLPEDQRFVADAPDGPEDLHSGIYGVRPMEVALPGGSVVPVAGLTWVGVHPDARRRGVLTAMMTDHLARTRAAGTALSVLHASEPGIYGRFGYGTAVLTHQVTLGRGTTFTAPELEGEVARISTHLATMADPGVTERMRACHLALAGDLPGTIVGSPDFYSLLALETPETLRGKEPRRILFARREGEDVGWVGLRREHKWSNARPSGSVTAGLLCAGPSARLALLRRLVDVDLTGSVKLENIGVDDPVHAWVGGPRGTGDLQTWDSTWVRLVDVGAAWSLRHYEDDCDVVVEVADRHAPWNAGRWRLSASSGTGTATRTDAEADVDLDVAVLGAGFLGHPVGGRLRAGLVREHRPGAYARLARSMRTLVAPEPSIGF; encoded by the coding sequence GTGAGCATCGACGTACGCCCCTCCGCCGACGCCGCCGCCTACCTCGCCACCGACCAGCTGATCTGGTTCGGCGAGACCAGCGACGCCGACGCCGAGCACATGCGCCTCGGGCTGCCCGAGGACCAGCGCTTCGTGGCGGACGCCCCCGACGGGCCCGAGGACCTGCACAGCGGCATCTACGGCGTCCGGCCGATGGAGGTGGCGCTCCCCGGCGGGTCCGTCGTCCCGGTCGCGGGCCTCACGTGGGTCGGGGTGCACCCCGACGCCCGGCGCCGGGGCGTCCTCACCGCGATGATGACCGACCACCTCGCCCGCACCCGTGCGGCCGGGACCGCCCTGTCCGTGCTGCACGCCAGCGAGCCCGGCATCTACGGGCGCTTCGGCTACGGCACGGCCGTGCTCACCCACCAGGTCACGCTCGGCCGGGGCACCACGTTCACCGCGCCGGAGCTCGAGGGGGAGGTCGCGAGGATCTCCACCCACCTGGCCACGATGGCCGACCCGGGCGTCACCGAGCGGATGCGCGCCTGCCACCTCGCCCTCGCCGGCGACCTTCCCGGGACCATCGTCGGCTCCCCTGACTTCTACTCGCTGCTGGCCCTCGAGACGCCGGAGACGCTGCGCGGCAAGGAGCCCCGACGCATCCTCTTCGCGCGTCGCGAGGGCGAGGACGTCGGCTGGGTGGGACTGCGGCGCGAGCACAAGTGGAGCAACGCCCGGCCCTCGGGCAGCGTCACCGCAGGCCTGCTGTGCGCCGGACCCTCCGCTCGGCTGGCCCTCCTGCGACGGCTGGTGGACGTCGACCTGACCGGCTCGGTCAAGCTGGAGAACATTGGCGTCGACGACCCGGTGCACGCCTGGGTGGGCGGGCCACGGGGCACCGGCGACCTGCAGACCTGGGACAGCACCTGGGTGCGGCTCGTCGACGTCGGCGCGGCGTGGTCCCTGCGCCACTACGAGGACGACTGCGACGTGGTGGTCGAGGTCGCGGACCGCCACGCCCCGTGGAACGCCGGTCGCTGGCGGCTCTCCGCCTCGTCCGGGACGGGAACGGCGACGCGCACCGACGCCGAGGCCGACGTGGACCTCGACGTCGCCGTCCTCGGTGCCGGCTTCCTCGGGCACCCGGTCGGTGGCCGGCTGCGGGCCGGCCTGGTGCGCGAGCACCGGCCGGGCGCCTACGCCCGGCTGGCCCGCTCCATGCGTACGCTCGTCGCCCCGGAGCCGTCCATCGGGTTCTGA
- a CDS encoding SAV_915 family protein, which translates to MTDAQHTGTGGVTAPPVVYLPVDMDANGQVTDFRMIKLGDGRVALLGYTALDRFIDAWGEHQSWLLFETRRIDEIQQAKPFDLKLLDVAVPEHFRPGPPQEVTS; encoded by the coding sequence GTGACAGACGCACAGCACACGGGCACAGGGGGAGTGACCGCCCCTCCCGTCGTCTACCTACCCGTCGACATGGACGCCAACGGGCAGGTCACCGACTTCCGGATGATCAAGCTGGGGGACGGACGGGTGGCCCTGCTCGGCTACACCGCCCTCGACCGGTTCATCGACGCCTGGGGCGAGCACCAGTCCTGGTTGCTCTTCGAGACCCGCAGGATCGACGAGATCCAGCAGGCCAAGCCGTTCGACCTCAAGCTCCTCGACGTCGCCGTGCCCGAGCACTTCCGTCCCGGCCCGCCGCAGGAGGTGACGTCATGA
- a CDS encoding zinc-binding dehydrogenase — translation MFAVYAESFSLDDPLSGLVVGERPAPEAPDGWATVTVRAASLNHHDLWSLRGIGLRQEALPMILGCDAAGVDDDGNEVVVHGVIGDPAWTGDEADDPGRSLLSERHQGAFADQVVVPRRNLVPKPASLSFEEAACLPTAWLTAYRMLFVRGDLKPGETVLVQGAGGGVATALITLGRAAGLRVLATSRDEAKRARALEIGAHEVFESGARLPVKVDAVMETVGKATWNHSVRSLRPGGRIVISGTTSGPDVDDAGLTRVFFLQLSVIGSTMGTRGELDRLVQLLDATGARPLIDRTLPMEQARDGFAAMAEGDVFGKIVFTR, via the coding sequence ATGTTCGCCGTCTACGCAGAGTCCTTCTCCCTCGACGACCCGCTCAGCGGCCTGGTGGTGGGGGAGCGGCCCGCTCCCGAGGCGCCCGACGGGTGGGCCACCGTGACGGTGCGGGCGGCCAGCCTCAACCACCACGACCTCTGGTCCCTGCGCGGCATCGGGCTGCGCCAGGAGGCGCTGCCGATGATCCTGGGCTGCGACGCCGCGGGCGTCGACGATGACGGCAACGAGGTCGTCGTCCACGGCGTCATCGGCGACCCGGCGTGGACCGGCGACGAGGCCGACGACCCCGGTCGGTCCCTGCTCTCGGAGCGCCACCAGGGCGCCTTCGCCGACCAGGTCGTCGTACCCCGCCGCAACCTGGTGCCCAAGCCGGCCTCGCTCTCCTTCGAGGAGGCGGCGTGCCTGCCCACCGCGTGGCTGACGGCCTACCGCATGCTGTTCGTGCGGGGCGACCTCAAGCCCGGCGAGACGGTGCTGGTCCAGGGCGCCGGCGGCGGCGTCGCCACGGCCCTCATCACGCTCGGCCGCGCGGCCGGCCTGCGGGTGCTGGCCACGAGCCGCGACGAGGCCAAGCGCGCCCGCGCGCTCGAGATCGGCGCCCACGAGGTGTTCGAGTCCGGCGCGCGGCTGCCCGTCAAGGTCGACGCCGTCATGGAGACCGTCGGCAAGGCGACCTGGAACCACTCGGTCCGCTCGCTGCGTCCCGGGGGCCGCATCGTCATCAGCGGGACGACGTCCGGGCCCGACGTCGACGACGCGGGGCTCACCCGGGTGTTCTTCCTCCAGCTCTCCGTGATCGGCTCCACGATGGGCACCCGGGGGGAGCTCGACCGGCTCGTGCAGCTCCTCGACGCCACCGGCGCCCGCCCGCTCATCGACCGCACGCTGCCGATGGAGCAGGCGCGCGACGGCTTCGCGGCGATGGCGGAGGGTGACGTCTTCGGCAAGATCGTGTTCACCCGATGA
- a CDS encoding SDR family oxidoreductase, with product MTRRRTHVVTGAGSGIGLVLAHRLAGRGDALVLLARTQVRADELSRTFPQAQLLVADLADPGTLNGLGRQVDGPVDSVLHVAGVVDLAPVERLRLASWEEQVTVNLTAPAVLTRELLPHLRAGRGTVVFVNSSAGLTASAGWSAYAASKFGLRAFADALRAEEVEHGVRVSTVYPSRTATPMQERVHEQEGRTYDSSRWISPETVVDTILHVVDLPADATIPDVTVRPVVPRPGT from the coding sequence ATGACCCGGAGGCGCACGCACGTCGTCACCGGTGCCGGGTCGGGGATCGGCCTGGTGCTCGCCCACCGCCTGGCCGGGCGCGGCGACGCACTGGTCCTGCTGGCGCGCACGCAGGTGCGCGCCGACGAGCTGTCCCGCACCTTCCCGCAGGCGCAGCTCCTCGTGGCCGACCTGGCTGACCCCGGCACCCTCAACGGCCTCGGCCGGCAGGTCGACGGACCCGTGGACAGCGTGCTGCACGTCGCCGGCGTCGTCGACCTCGCCCCGGTCGAGCGGCTGCGCCTGGCGAGCTGGGAGGAACAGGTCACCGTCAACCTCACCGCCCCCGCGGTGCTGACCCGCGAGCTGCTCCCTCACCTGCGGGCCGGCCGCGGCACCGTGGTCTTCGTCAACTCCTCGGCCGGCCTGACCGCCAGCGCCGGGTGGTCGGCGTACGCCGCCTCGAAGTTCGGCCTGCGTGCCTTCGCCGACGCCCTCCGGGCCGAGGAGGTCGAGCACGGGGTGCGCGTGAGCACGGTCTACCCCAGCCGCACCGCCACCCCGATGCAGGAGAGGGTGCACGAGCAGGAGGGCCGGACGTACGACTCCTCGCGCTGGATCAGCCCGGAGACGGTCGTCGACACGATCCTGCACGTGGTCGACCTGCCGGCCGACGCGACCATCCCGGACGTGACCGTGCGCCCGGTCGTGCCGCGGCCCGGCACCTGA
- a CDS encoding DUF6104 family protein, with protein sequence MYFTDRGIEELERRRGDEEVTLAWLAEQLQAFVDAHPEFETPVERLATWLARLDDPED encoded by the coding sequence ATGTACTTCACCGACCGCGGCATCGAGGAGCTCGAGCGGCGCCGGGGTGACGAGGAGGTCACCCTGGCGTGGCTCGCCGAGCAGCTGCAGGCCTTCGTCGACGCCCATCCCGAGTTCGAGACGCCGGTCGAGCGGCTCGCGACCTGGCTGGCCAGGCTGGACGACCCGGAGGACTAG